One segment of Streptomyces sp. XD-27 DNA contains the following:
- a CDS encoding Ppx/GppA phosphatase family protein: MRLGVLDVGSNTVHLLVVDAHPGARPLPAHSHKAQLRLAELLDADGAIGPAGVERLISVIKDALVAAEDKGVEDVLPFATSAVREATNADEVLARVAEETGVSLTVLSGEEEARLTFLAARRWLGWSAGRLLVLDIGGGSLEIAYGLDEDPALAVSLPLGAGRLTAGWLPGDPPEPTDVRALRRHVRAQIARIVGDFNRLGPPDHVVGTSKTFKQLARIAGAARSADGPYITRKLSLQAMEEWVPKLAVMPTVQRADLPGVSEGRASQLVAGALVAEGAMDLFGVEELEVCPWALREGVILRRLDHLPTP; this comes from the coding sequence ATGAGACTCGGAGTCCTCGACGTGGGTTCGAACACCGTCCACCTGCTCGTGGTGGACGCGCACCCGGGCGCGCGTCCCCTGCCCGCCCACTCGCACAAGGCGCAGCTGCGGCTGGCGGAACTGCTCGACGCGGACGGCGCCATCGGGCCCGCCGGCGTGGAGCGGCTGATCTCGGTGATCAAGGACGCGCTGGTGGCGGCCGAGGACAAGGGCGTGGAGGACGTGCTGCCGTTCGCGACCTCCGCCGTCCGCGAGGCGACCAACGCGGACGAGGTGCTGGCGCGCGTCGCCGAGGAGACCGGCGTCTCACTGACCGTGCTCAGCGGCGAGGAGGAGGCGCGGCTCACCTTCCTCGCCGCCCGCCGCTGGCTCGGCTGGTCGGCCGGCCGCCTGCTGGTCCTCGACATCGGCGGCGGCTCGCTGGAGATCGCGTACGGGCTGGACGAGGACCCGGCCCTGGCGGTCTCCCTGCCGCTGGGCGCGGGTCGGCTGACCGCCGGCTGGCTGCCCGGCGACCCGCCCGAGCCGACCGACGTCCGCGCGCTGCGGCGGCACGTCCGCGCCCAGATCGCCCGGATCGTCGGCGACTTCAACCGGCTCGGCCCGCCCGACCACGTCGTCGGCACCTCCAAGACCTTCAAGCAGCTGGCCCGGATCGCGGGCGCGGCGCGCTCCGCCGACGGCCCGTACATCACCCGCAAGCTGTCCTTGCAGGCCATGGAGGAGTGGGTGCCGAAGCTGGCCGTCATGCCGACGGTCCAGCGCGCGGACCTGCCCGGCGTGTCGGAGGGCCGTGCGAGCCAGCTGGTGGCCGGGGCGCTGGTCGCCGAGGGCGCGATGGACCTGTTCGGGGTGGAGGAGCTGGAGGTCTGCCCCTGGGCGCTTCGCGAGGGCGTGATCCTGCGCCGCCTCGACCACCTTCCGACGCCGTGA
- a CDS encoding sugar phosphate isomerase/epimerase, giving the protein MTEPVVRIPDAKVALSTASVYPGSTATAFEIAARLGYDGIEVMVWTDPVSQDIESLRRLSDYHQVPILAVHAPCLLITQRVWSTDPWVKLQRAKAAAEKLGASTVVVHPPFRWQRGYARDFVRGIWRMSGETDVRFAVENMYPWRYRDREMLAYAPDWDVTSDDYRHFTIDLSHTATARTDALKMVDRMGDRLGHVHLADGCGSNKDEHLVPGRGTQPCAEVLERLAATGFDGHVVVEVNTRRAMSGAEREADLAEALAFTRLHLASPTRVPRS; this is encoded by the coding sequence GTGACAGAGCCAGTGGTGCGCATCCCGGATGCGAAGGTCGCGCTGTCCACGGCCTCGGTCTATCCCGGGTCGACGGCGACGGCCTTCGAGATCGCCGCCCGTCTGGGCTACGACGGGATCGAGGTGATGGTCTGGACGGATCCCGTCAGCCAGGACATCGAGTCACTGCGCCGGCTCTCCGACTACCACCAGGTGCCGATCCTCGCCGTGCACGCGCCCTGCCTGCTGATCACGCAGCGCGTGTGGTCCACCGACCCGTGGGTGAAGCTCCAGCGGGCGAAGGCGGCGGCCGAGAAGCTCGGCGCGAGCACCGTGGTCGTCCATCCGCCGTTCCGCTGGCAGCGCGGGTACGCGCGCGACTTCGTCCGGGGCATCTGGCGGATGAGCGGCGAGACGGATGTCCGGTTCGCGGTCGAGAACATGTACCCGTGGCGGTACCGCGACCGCGAGATGCTCGCGTACGCCCCCGACTGGGACGTCACCAGCGACGACTACCGGCACTTCACGATCGACCTGTCGCACACCGCCACGGCCCGCACCGACGCCCTGAAGATGGTCGACCGCATGGGTGACCGGCTGGGCCATGTCCACCTGGCGGATGGATGCGGCTCCAACAAGGACGAGCACCTCGTGCCCGGGCGCGGCACCCAGCCGTGCGCCGAGGTCCTGGAGCGGCTGGCCGCGACCGGCTTCGACGGCCACGTGGTCGTCGAGGTCAACACCCGCCGCGCGATGTCCGGCGCGGAGCGCGAGGCGGACCTGGCGGAGGCGTTGGCCTTCACCCGGCTGCACCTCGCCTCGCCGACCAGGGTGCCGCGCTCATGA
- a CDS encoding TetR family transcriptional regulator, producing the protein MTAADDATGPAPADDATGPAPRRRGRPARTAADGPAARDRILDAARTEFAERGYDKASVRGIAKAAGVDPALVHHYFGTKEQVFAAAIELSFAPAMSVPDVVAEGSREAVGERIARAMFGIWESPATRAPMLAVLRSALTNETAAAVLRKMIERRLLERMAGELSDLSDIPDPKFRAQLASGQLLGIAMLRYVIRMDPIASAEIDEIVAMVGPTIQRYLTEK; encoded by the coding sequence ATGACGGCCGCCGACGACGCCACCGGCCCCGCGCCCGCCGACGACGCCACCGGCCCCGCCCCGCGCCGCCGCGGCCGGCCGGCCCGTACCGCCGCCGACGGCCCCGCCGCGCGGGACCGGATTCTCGACGCCGCCCGGACCGAGTTCGCCGAGCGCGGCTACGACAAGGCGTCGGTGCGCGGCATCGCCAAGGCGGCGGGCGTGGACCCGGCGCTGGTGCACCACTACTTCGGCACCAAGGAGCAGGTCTTCGCCGCCGCCATCGAGCTGAGCTTCGCGCCCGCGATGTCCGTACCGGACGTGGTGGCCGAGGGCAGCCGGGAGGCGGTGGGGGAGCGGATCGCGCGCGCGATGTTCGGGATCTGGGAGAGCCCCGCCACCCGCGCGCCCATGCTGGCCGTCCTGCGCTCGGCGCTGACCAACGAGACCGCCGCCGCCGTCCTGCGCAAGATGATCGAGCGCCGGCTCCTGGAGCGGATGGCCGGCGAGCTGAGCGACCTGAGCGACATCCCGGACCCGAAGTTCCGGGCGCAGTTGGCCTCCGGTCAGCTGCTGGGGATCGCGATGCTGCGGTACGTGATCCGGATGGATCCCATCGCGTCGGCGGAGATCGATGAGATCGTGGCGATGGTCGGTCCGACGATCCAGCGGTACCTGACGGAGAAGTGA
- the ilvD gene encoding dihydroxy-acid dehydratase encodes MPELRSRTVTHGRNMAGARALMRASGVASEDIGKPIVAVANSFTEFVPGHTHLAPVGRIVSDAIRAAGAVPREFNTIAVDDGIAMGHGGMLYSLPSRDLIADSVEYMVEAHCADALICISNCDKITPGMLMAAMRLNIPVVFVSGGPMEAGQATLVDGTVRKLDLINAIVDSVNENVSDEDVLRIEENACPTCGSCSGMFTANSMNCLTEAVGLSLPGNGSVLATHTARRALYENAGRTVVEITKRYYEDGDESVLPRNIATRAAFENAMALDIAMGGSTNTILHLLAAAQEAELDYDLTDIDAVSRRVPCLAKVAPNVAPGGTYYMEDVHRAGGIPAILGELYRGGLLNEDVHTVHSPSLADWLKTWDVRGGSPSAEAVELWHAAPGCVRSATAFSQSERWESLDVDAEGGCIRSVEHAYSKDGGLAVLRGNIAEDGSVVKTAGVDESIWTFEGPAVVCESQEEAVDKILSKVVKEGDVVVIRYEGPRGGPGMQEMLYPTSFLKGRGLGKACALVTDGRFSGGTSGLSIGHASPEAASGGTIALVEDGDRIRIDIPNRSIELLVDDATLAARRAALGGVYAPKNRERKVSAALRAYAAMATSADKGAVRDVGKLG; translated from the coding sequence GTGCCCGAGCTGAGGTCCCGCACCGTCACTCATGGCCGCAACATGGCGGGCGCCCGCGCCCTTATGCGGGCGTCGGGCGTAGCGAGCGAGGACATCGGCAAGCCGATCGTCGCGGTGGCCAACTCCTTCACCGAGTTCGTGCCCGGGCACACGCACCTGGCGCCGGTCGGCCGGATCGTCTCCGACGCCATCCGCGCCGCGGGCGCGGTGCCGCGCGAGTTCAACACCATCGCCGTCGACGACGGCATCGCGATGGGCCACGGCGGCATGCTCTACAGCCTCCCGTCCCGCGACCTGATCGCCGACTCGGTCGAGTACATGGTCGAGGCGCACTGCGCCGACGCGCTGATCTGCATCTCCAACTGCGACAAGATCACGCCGGGCATGCTGATGGCGGCCATGCGGCTGAACATCCCGGTGGTCTTCGTCTCCGGCGGCCCGATGGAGGCCGGCCAGGCCACCCTCGTCGACGGCACGGTCCGCAAGCTCGACCTGATCAACGCCATCGTCGACTCGGTCAACGAGAACGTCTCGGACGAGGACGTCCTGCGCATCGAGGAGAACGCCTGCCCGACCTGCGGGTCGTGTTCCGGCATGTTCACCGCCAACTCGATGAACTGCCTCACCGAGGCCGTCGGCCTCTCCCTCCCGGGCAACGGCTCGGTGCTCGCCACCCACACCGCCCGCCGCGCGCTGTACGAGAACGCCGGCCGCACGGTCGTGGAGATCACCAAGCGGTACTACGAGGACGGCGACGAGTCCGTCCTGCCGCGCAACATCGCCACCCGCGCCGCCTTCGAGAACGCCATGGCGCTCGACATCGCGATGGGCGGCTCGACCAACACGATCCTGCACCTGCTCGCCGCCGCCCAGGAGGCCGAGCTGGACTACGACCTCACCGACATCGACGCGGTCTCGCGCCGCGTGCCGTGCCTGGCGAAGGTCGCGCCGAACGTGGCCCCCGGCGGCACGTACTACATGGAGGACGTGCACCGCGCCGGCGGCATCCCGGCGATCCTCGGCGAGCTGTACCGCGGCGGACTGCTCAACGAGGACGTGCACACCGTGCACAGCCCCTCCCTCGCCGACTGGCTCAAGACCTGGGACGTGCGCGGCGGTTCGCCGTCCGCCGAGGCCGTCGAGCTGTGGCACGCCGCCCCCGGCTGCGTCCGCTCCGCCACCGCCTTCTCGCAGTCCGAGCGCTGGGAGTCCCTGGACGTGGACGCCGAGGGCGGCTGCATCCGCTCCGTCGAGCACGCCTACTCCAAGGACGGCGGCCTGGCGGTGCTCAGGGGCAACATCGCCGAGGACGGCAGCGTCGTGAAGACGGCGGGCGTCGACGAGTCGATCTGGACGTTCGAGGGCCCGGCCGTCGTCTGCGAGTCGCAGGAGGAGGCCGTCGACAAGATCCTCTCCAAGGTCGTCAAGGAGGGCGACGTCGTCGTCATCCGCTACGAGGGCCCGCGCGGCGGCCCCGGCATGCAGGAGATGCTCTACCCGACGTCCTTCCTCAAGGGCCGCGGCCTGGGCAAGGCCTGCGCGCTGGTGACCGACGGCCGCTTCTCCGGCGGCACATCGGGGCTGTCGATCGGCCACGCCTCCCCCGAGGCGGCCTCCGGCGGCACGATCGCGCTCGTCGAGGACGGCGACCGGATCCGGATCGACATCCCGAACCGCTCGATCGAGCTGCTGGTCGACGACGCCACGCTGGCGGCCCGCCGCGCGGCGCTGGGCGGCGTGTACGCCCCGAAGAACCGCGAACGGAAGGTGTCGGCGGCGCTGCGGGCGTACGCGGCGATGGCGACCAGCGCGGACAAGGGCGCGGTGCGGGACGTGGGCAAGCTGGGCTGA